One genomic segment of Candidatus Methylomirabilota bacterium includes these proteins:
- a CDS encoding isoprenylcysteine carboxylmethyltransferase family protein, producing MIDRPTLVRLLALYVPVLATLVLWAWRRPGRAWRTGCLLASLWNLWALLLLHVLAGRFGWWTLHAEGGLLLGLPVDVYLGWTLLWGAVPALAFPRLNLALVALGLAWVDALCMPAMAPVVRLEPGWLAGEAVGALLCLVPAQLLARWTAEDRRLALRAALQVPLSAGISLGLMPAIILEQTGGAWRPLWDRPAWQLGLCLQAVGLCGLLGVSAMQEFVQRGGGTAIPYDPPRHLVQSGPYAYLASPMQLSAMLTLAVWGVMLESPWVSAAAVMAHLYGLGIAGWDEQGDLHARFGDRWTAYRRAVPRWLPRFRPWHPALAGTQGPARLYVAESCEVCAGVKPWFERRRPVALEVVAAERHPDRDLERITYDPGDGSPEEHGIVAVARGLEHIHLGYALVGFAMRLPGVHHVLQLLADASGTPPRSIPRRPVSAPDGAAPGPRSPGRVS from the coding sequence GTGATCGATCGCCCTACCCTCGTCCGACTGCTCGCCCTGTACGTGCCGGTCCTGGCGACCCTGGTCCTCTGGGCCTGGCGCCGGCCGGGACGGGCCTGGCGGACCGGATGCCTGCTGGCGAGCCTCTGGAATCTGTGGGCGCTGCTCCTGCTCCACGTGCTCGCCGGGCGCTTCGGCTGGTGGACGCTTCACGCGGAGGGCGGGCTTCTGCTCGGCCTGCCGGTCGACGTGTATCTCGGCTGGACGCTCCTGTGGGGTGCGGTGCCGGCGCTGGCCTTCCCGCGACTCAACCTGGCCCTGGTGGCGCTCGGGCTCGCGTGGGTCGATGCGCTGTGCATGCCGGCAATGGCGCCCGTCGTGCGGCTCGAACCCGGCTGGCTCGCCGGCGAGGCCGTCGGCGCCCTGCTCTGCCTCGTCCCGGCGCAGCTCCTCGCGCGCTGGACGGCCGAGGACCGGCGCCTCGCGCTCCGGGCGGCCCTCCAGGTGCCGCTGTCCGCCGGGATCAGCCTGGGCCTGATGCCGGCCATCATTCTGGAGCAGACGGGCGGCGCCTGGCGGCCACTCTGGGACCGTCCCGCCTGGCAGCTCGGCCTGTGCCTGCAAGCCGTGGGGCTGTGCGGGCTGCTGGGCGTGAGCGCCATGCAGGAGTTCGTCCAGCGCGGGGGGGGGACCGCGATTCCCTACGACCCGCCCCGACACCTGGTGCAGAGTGGCCCCTATGCGTATCTCGCCAGTCCCATGCAGCTCTCGGCGATGCTGACCCTCGCCGTGTGGGGGGTCATGCTGGAGAGCCCCTGGGTCTCGGCGGCCGCCGTGATGGCGCATCTCTACGGCCTCGGAATCGCGGGCTGGGACGAGCAAGGCGACCTGCACGCTCGCTTCGGAGACCGGTGGACCGCCTACCGCCGGGCGGTGCCGCGCTGGCTCCCGCGCTTCCGGCCGTGGCATCCGGCCCTCGCCGGGACCCAGGGGCCGGCCCGGCTCTACGTCGCCGAGAGCTGCGAGGTGTGCGCCGGGGTCAAGCCCTGGTTCGAGCGCCGCCGCCCCGTCGCGCTCGAGGTCGTGGCCGCGGAGCGACACCCCGACCGCGACCTCGAGCGGATCACCTACGATCCGGGCGACGGCAGCCCGGAGGAGCACGGCATCGTGGCGGTGGCCCGCGGGCTCGAGCACATTCATCTCGGGTACGCGCTGGTCGGCTTCGCCATGCGCCTGCCGGGCGTCCATCACGTCCTGCAGCTCCTCGCCGATGCGTCGGGCACCCCGCCTCGGTCGATTCCGCGCCGGCCGGTGTCGGCGCCCGACGGCGCGGCGCCCGGCCCGCGTTCCCCTGGCCGCGTCTCCTGA
- a CDS encoding TetR/AcrR family transcriptional regulator — MFRASGAPAEDTGQHILETALRLFRARGFDQTTMRDVAAEAGIALGAAYYYFESKEAIVGAYYDYVQQEHLARAREGFARARDFRERLGVAFHAKIDILERDRKLLRALFRYGGEPKHPLSWFGPANRRQRELSVAVFEEAIGDERLPADLRGAAPVLLWTLHLGVLLYFLYDSSPGQKRTRRLIDAAVDFVHDARRFVTSPLLTPVRRRVMAILREAELVPESAPVRRSGPTPGAG, encoded by the coding sequence ATGTTCAGGGCCTCCGGCGCGCCGGCCGAGGACACCGGGCAGCACATCCTGGAGACGGCGCTGAGGCTGTTCCGGGCGCGGGGCTTCGACCAGACCACCATGCGGGACGTGGCGGCCGAGGCCGGGATCGCGCTAGGCGCCGCCTACTACTACTTCGAGAGCAAAGAGGCGATCGTCGGCGCCTACTATGACTACGTCCAGCAGGAGCACCTGGCCCGCGCCCGGGAGGGGTTCGCCCGCGCCCGCGACTTCCGGGAACGCCTCGGCGTCGCCTTTCACGCCAAGATCGACATTCTCGAGAGGGACCGCAAGCTCCTGCGCGCGCTGTTCCGGTACGGGGGTGAGCCGAAGCATCCCCTCTCCTGGTTCGGCCCCGCCAACCGCCGCCAGCGGGAGCTGAGTGTCGCCGTCTTCGAGGAGGCGATCGGGGACGAGCGACTGCCGGCCGACCTCCGCGGCGCCGCTCCGGTGCTGCTCTGGACGTTGCACCTGGGCGTTCTCCTCTACTTCCTCTACGACTCGTCTCCCGGGCAGAAGCGCACCCGACGCCTGATCGACGCCGCGGTCGACTTCGTGCACGATGCCCGGCGATTCGTCACCTCGCCGCTGCTCACGCCCGTCCGCCGGCGAGTGATGGCCATCCTGCGCGAGGCGGAGCTCGTACCCGAGTCGGCGCCGGTCCGACGGTCGGGACCCACGCCTGGAGCCGGCTGA
- a CDS encoding BMP family protein has translation MRRQSVATAGVVAALLMAVWPGGFDASPAGAQPKQPEPAKKPAAAPTKKLRVVSIFQTSIEEPWDGAIHQALLRAQKEMGVRYDWTEKVPAADFERVVREYAQKGYDLIMGDAFGQEQAARRVAKAYPKTKFLFGSGLGPAQPNFGVFDDWIHEPAYVCGMIAGKVTKSNVLGVVGGHPVPEVNRLINAFKEGAREANPNVKVKVAFIGSWFDPPKAKEAALAQIEAGADVLYAERYGVIDAAKERGKLAFGNLLDQQHLAPETVITGPVWDMYPLVKYVLESVRRGTFMAMDYAEWTMMQRGGARLAPLRAWGSKLPKDVVEMIKKREAEIAGGLFRAPVDESKPTSD, from the coding sequence ATGAGGCGCCAGAGTGTCGCCACTGCGGGAGTGGTCGCCGCGCTCCTGATGGCCGTCTGGCCGGGGGGGTTCGACGCCTCGCCCGCCGGCGCCCAGCCGAAGCAACCCGAGCCGGCCAAGAAGCCGGCCGCCGCCCCGACCAAGAAGCTGCGGGTGGTCTCGATCTTCCAGACTTCCATCGAGGAGCCGTGGGACGGCGCCATCCACCAGGCGCTCCTCCGCGCGCAGAAGGAGATGGGGGTCCGGTACGACTGGACGGAGAAGGTCCCGGCCGCCGATTTCGAGCGCGTGGTCCGGGAGTATGCCCAGAAGGGCTACGACCTGATCATGGGGGACGCCTTCGGCCAGGAGCAGGCGGCCCGGCGAGTGGCCAAGGCGTATCCGAAGACCAAGTTCCTCTTCGGCTCCGGGCTCGGCCCGGCTCAGCCGAACTTCGGCGTCTTCGACGACTGGATCCACGAGCCCGCCTATGTGTGCGGGATGATCGCAGGCAAGGTCACCAAGTCGAACGTGCTGGGGGTGGTGGGCGGGCACCCGGTGCCCGAGGTGAACCGCCTGATCAACGCCTTCAAGGAGGGCGCGCGCGAGGCGAACCCGAACGTCAAGGTGAAGGTCGCCTTCATCGGAAGCTGGTTCGATCCCCCGAAGGCCAAGGAAGCCGCCCTGGCCCAGATCGAAGCAGGCGCCGACGTTCTCTACGCCGAGCGCTACGGGGTGATCGACGCCGCCAAGGAGCGGGGCAAGCTGGCCTTCGGCAACCTCCTGGACCAGCAGCACCTCGCCCCCGAGACCGTCATCACCGGCCCGGTGTGGGACATGTACCCGCTGGTCAAGTACGTCCTGGAGTCGGTCCGGCGCGGGACCTTCATGGCGATGGACTACGCCGAGTGGACCATGATGCAGCGGGGCGGCGCCCGGCTGGCCCCCCTGCGCGCGTGGGGGAGCAAGCTCCCGAAAGACGTCGTCGAGATGATCAAGAAGCGCGAAGCGGAGATCGCGGGGGGTCTCTTCCGGGCTCCCGTGGACGAGTCCAAGCCCACCTCGGACTGA